One genomic segment of Entelurus aequoreus isolate RoL-2023_Sb linkage group LG25, RoL_Eaeq_v1.1, whole genome shotgun sequence includes these proteins:
- the LOC133642988 gene encoding metalloproteinase inhibitor 2-like → MQTLTWTILSCSPCTPQTSSIVPGPATCRNTLTTLLWSGVSERDGNWTLIADFVEWSKANHLVLNVDKTKELVIDFRKRVTPVEPIKIQGREVAVVEQYKYLGVHLNSRLDWKDNCKAVYKKAIKAKVVSKATAGELKYDITYDIKLTKILKGPIRHYDTICTASSSAACGVTLNKGVEYFITGQLKPDGSLRVSSCNYVVPWKSSHDILVEHFMMGCDCKITRCSSVPCGIGSPTECLWINTIDEQNKQSACIKKSDGSCSWYGEEPNGH, encoded by the exons atgcagACTCTCACCtggacaa tcctttcctgttcaccctgtacacctcagacttccagtatagttccaggtcctgccacctgcagaaatactctgacgactctgctgtggtcgggtgtatcggagagggacgggaattggacactgatcgctgactttgtggagtggtctaaggcgaaccatctggtccttaatgtggacaagaccaaggagctggtcatcgacttcaggaagagagtgaccccggtggagcccatcaagatccagggccgggaggtggcagtagtggagcagtacaagtacctgggagtccacttgaacagcagactggactggaaggacaactgcaaagctgtttacaagaagg CCATCAAGGCAAAGGTGGTTTCAAAGGCGACGGCCGGTGAATTGAAGTACGACATCACGTATGACATCAAACTGACCAAG ATACTGAAAGGTCCTATCAGGCACTATGATACCATCTGCACTGCATCCTCCTCTGCAGCATGTGGTGTGACTCTGAACAAAGGTGTAGAATATTTCATCACAG GCCAACTGAAGCCTGACGGGTCGCTGCGTGTTTCATCCTGTAATTACGTTGTACCCTGGAAGAGCAGCCATGATATCCTGGTAGAACACTTTATGATGGGCTGTGATTGCAAG ATCACTCGCTGCTCCTCTGTGCCGTGCGGGATCGGCAGCCCAACTGAGTGCTTGTGGATAAATACAATTGACGAGCAGAACAAGCAATCTGCTTGCATCAAGAAAAGTGATGGTTCTTGTTCCTGGTACGGGGAGGAACCTAATGGCCATTAA